The following proteins are co-located in the Desulfurococcus amylolyticus Z-533 genome:
- a CDS encoding M24 family metallopeptidase, translating to MSRELRIGKLVSLMESHGLQDIVLVSPENIEYYTGVETVADATLLLHATRGGGVSIYVPLLEYYRYRDSLPGEVEVYAYSKTLKPSDARIVEKDYREILKEIIDKSSKIGIDKQLQDTPIQQETHSDRVVDISGDVWKHRMIKDEKEIEAIRKAVDITIKGIKTIQDNISEGVTEAELAGFFEERVRREGVKKYAFDPIIAFKPGNSYPHILPGSKKLGRRDLVLIDVGVKYRGRCSDLTRMITWGRPTPDERRSLEAVEEALWESIDSIYPGIKAGDVAEKAVKKLEKYGLHERFIHGLGHGIGIAVHEPPYLRLGGSTLLEPGMVFTIEPGVYFNGRYGVRMEEDVLVTRKGVRVLSHRLKPLLML from the coding sequence ATGAGTAGGGAATTAAGGATAGGGAAACTCGTAAGTCTCATGGAGTCCCATGGATTACAGGACATAGTATTGGTCTCCCCTGAAAATATAGAGTATTATACTGGTGTGGAGACAGTGGCTGATGCCACGCTACTGCTACATGCGACCAGAGGTGGAGGTGTAAGTATATATGTCCCGCTCCTCGAATACTATAGATACAGGGATTCACTTCCGGGAGAAGTAGAGGTATATGCCTACTCGAAAACCCTGAAGCCTAGTGATGCAAGGATAGTTGAAAAAGACTACAGGGAGATCCTGAAGGAAATAATCGATAAAAGCAGTAAGATAGGTATTGACAAACAGCTTCAAGACACCCCGATCCAGCAGGAAACCCACAGCGATAGAGTAGTCGATATCTCAGGAGACGTGTGGAAGCATAGAATGATTAAGGACGAGAAGGAAATAGAGGCCATCAGGAAGGCAGTTGATATAACCATAAAGGGGATAAAGACGATCCAGGACAATATATCGGAGGGCGTTACAGAGGCCGAGCTCGCAGGTTTCTTTGAGGAAAGAGTGAGAAGGGAAGGAGTGAAGAAGTACGCGTTCGACCCAATTATAGCATTTAAACCAGGTAATAGCTATCCCCATATTCTACCAGGTAGTAAGAAGCTGGGTAGGAGAGATCTCGTGTTAATTGATGTGGGTGTTAAATACAGGGGTAGATGCAGTGATTTAACGAGGATGATTACATGGGGCAGACCCACCCCTGATGAAAGAAGGAGCCTGGAAGCAGTAGAGGAGGCGCTCTGGGAATCCATTGACAGTATCTACCCAGGCATTAAAGCTGGTGATGTTGCTGAGAAAGCTGTTAAAAAACTTGAGAAATACGGCTTACATGAGAGATTCATACATGGGTTAGGCCATGGAATAGGTATAGCTGTACATGAACCCCCATATCTTAGGCTTGGAGGCTCGACACTGCTTGAGCCAGGGATGGTCTTCACTATTGAGCCGGGCGTGTATTTTAACGGTAGGTATGGCGTGAGAATGGAGGAAGATGTATTGGTGACCAGGAAGGGTGTTAGAGTGCTTTCACACAGGCTTAAACCATTGCTGATGCTATAG
- the aspS gene encoding aspartate--tRNA(Asn) ligase → MGLKRICGWIIRKKSIGRIIIIEVSSDSVKPSVLVLKEEREPELFKLGMEIDIGTALCFEGEEAPEQRSARGVEYIARKIEVYAKPIEPLPVDTMGKVPALLDTRIKYRWLLVRNPVEKAIFIIRNSLLNAAREYFSKNGFIEVQTPKIVAAGAEGGATLFKIRYFENDAYLSQSPQLFKQMLMAGFTRVYEITPYFRAEKYNTTRHLNESWGIDVEQGFINSVEDVLQTLENLITYIIEYVSKNNKEELEILGATLKKPSSPFKRLKFQEAVDILRSEGLEISEAEDLSDYAEKKLGEIMTEKGYELYFIVGFPWASTGFYYMRDEDGVYTRKFDLDYRGLEIASGGQREHRYEKLLKALREKGLNPENFSFYLEAFKYGMPPHGGFGLGVERLLMRMLNLENVREAILFVRDRTRLVP, encoded by the coding sequence ATGGGTTTAAAGAGGATTTGTGGTTGGATTATAAGGAAGAAAAGTATTGGAAGGATAATTATTATTGAGGTAAGTAGCGACAGCGTGAAACCAAGTGTCCTGGTATTAAAGGAGGAAAGGGAGCCTGAATTATTTAAGCTGGGGATGGAAATCGATATCGGCACAGCTCTCTGCTTCGAGGGGGAGGAGGCCCCAGAGCAAAGGAGTGCGAGAGGAGTAGAGTATATAGCTAGGAAGATAGAGGTTTACGCGAAACCCATTGAACCCCTCCCAGTCGACACCATGGGTAAGGTACCGGCTTTACTCGATACGAGGATAAAGTACAGATGGCTCTTAGTGAGAAACCCCGTTGAGAAGGCGATATTCATTATTAGGAATAGCTTACTCAATGCAGCCAGAGAGTATTTCTCCAAGAACGGGTTCATAGAGGTTCAAACCCCGAAGATCGTGGCTGCTGGTGCTGAAGGCGGTGCAACACTGTTTAAGATCCGGTATTTCGAGAACGATGCGTATCTTAGCCAGAGTCCCCAGTTATTTAAACAAATGTTGATGGCTGGCTTCACAAGGGTCTATGAGATAACCCCGTATTTCAGGGCTGAGAAATACAATACGACGAGACACCTGAACGAGTCATGGGGTATAGATGTGGAGCAAGGCTTTATAAATAGCGTCGAGGATGTTCTCCAAACGCTTGAAAACCTGATTACATACATCATAGAGTATGTGTCGAAGAACAATAAAGAGGAGCTGGAAATACTCGGCGCCACGCTTAAGAAACCCTCGTCACCGTTTAAGAGGCTAAAATTCCAGGAGGCAGTCGATATACTTAGAAGCGAAGGACTCGAGATCTCGGAGGCAGAGGACCTAAGCGACTACGCTGAGAAGAAGCTGGGAGAAATAATGACCGAGAAGGGATATGAGCTATACTTTATAGTGGGATTCCCATGGGCTTCAACGGGCTTCTACTACATGAGGGATGAGGACGGGGTCTACACTAGGAAATTCGATCTCGATTACCGCGGGCTGGAGATAGCGAGTGGAGGACAAAGGGAGCATAGGTATGAGAAGCTATTGAAAGCGTTGAGGGAGAAAGGTCTTAACCCGGAGAACTTCAGCTTTTACCTGGAGGCTTTCAAATATGGTATGCCACCACATGGCGGGTTCGGGCTAGGTGTTGAGAGATTATTGATGAGAATGCTCAACCTGGAAAACGTTAGGGAGGCCATATTATTTGTTAGGGATAGAACAAGACTGGTGCCTTAA
- a CDS encoding inositol monophosphatase family protein produces the protein MHGSDEMIKTSKKIIDELKSLLREHYGDPGYATVVGEGVSGDITRRIDLMAEEYAVDAFSKSGLNIWVVSEEKGLYRLRENPDYIVLLDPLDGSLNYVSQIPFASISMTLYTVNRSGPPPLIHEAIYGVVADVFNNIQIEYIDSKIMYDNKVYEKRVSINRRQHRIVSAYFNRVEEFSIIRDMVINQGEGFKLRIMGSASIESTLASLGLIDYFISLTGRLRNTDVALAIVAAVKLGSSILVEPSLNSIRVDKVEIVRRLVIGPSNDSIINEIRRKWFAS, from the coding sequence ATGCATGGATCAGATGAGATGATCAAGACATCTAAAAAAATCATCGACGAGCTGAAATCGCTCCTACGTGAGCACTACGGGGACCCAGGGTACGCTACTGTAGTTGGGGAGGGGGTTTCAGGAGATATAACGAGGCGTATAGACCTCATGGCGGAGGAATATGCTGTCGACGCCTTCAGTAAATCCGGGCTAAACATATGGGTAGTCAGCGAGGAGAAGGGATTATATAGGCTGAGAGAAAACCCTGATTACATAGTACTACTCGATCCCCTTGATGGAAGCCTCAACTATGTATCACAAATACCATTTGCAAGTATTTCTATGACGCTATATACGGTTAATAGATCTGGCCCGCCTCCACTAATACACGAAGCCATATATGGCGTGGTAGCTGATGTATTCAACAATATTCAAATAGAGTATATAGATAGCAAGATCATGTATGACAATAAGGTTTATGAGAAACGAGTATCGATCAATAGAAGACAACATAGAATTGTATCAGCTTACTTTAATAGAGTAGAGGAGTTCTCAATTATAAGGGATATGGTCATCAATCAAGGAGAAGGCTTTAAGCTAAGGATAATGGGCTCTGCATCCATCGAGTCCACCCTGGCATCACTTGGATTAATAGACTACTTCATCTCTCTAACAGGGCGGCTGAGAAACACCGATGTAGCGTTAGCAATAGTGGCAGCTGTAAAGCTAGGGAGTAGCATACTAGTTGAACCATCGCTGAATAGTATACGGGTAGATAAAGTGGAGATAGTAAGGAGGCTTGTAATTGGCCCAAGTAACGATTCAATAATTAATGAAATAAGGAGAAAATGGTTCGCTAGTTGA